In a genomic window of Pseudoalteromonas xiamenensis:
- a CDS encoding alkaline phosphatase PhoX, giving the protein MKRVALSLLASAIALSLSGCNGDDGAQGLQGPQGEQGVAGQNGVDGTNGSNGTNGSNGTNGSDGTDGKDGANGAGLVRIATVPAGAEVTGLFLTEGGDLFFNVQHPSDTNAATETYNNRAYNTGTVGVLTGVNFNELPRNIINSPVPSSDMEKQIVMSAVGQYQILGQTGDTFASLGAKGLAGGLGVHYGINTKAEIIKNDNPDFNGFIPTGENSGFLYTNWESYPGGMSRLKMSKNEFGKWSIEEAMMVNFDLVHGTAANCFGSVSPWGTPLTSEEWIVDSAVNTTTNPNWNNPDDHATDTIEALTAPAFPNPYRYGYIAEVQNPTTDTPDVVKHFTIGRYEHENSIVMPDRRTVYSSQDDTGGVLFKFIADQPEDLSSGTLYAAKLTQDSGLTDPAVTGFDIQWVELASGTNATIESWIAQYDDINTSDYVDGKTSYISMADVQAWVDGKATYPTEAEGGSPITAGKPMDNRVAFLESRQAARLKGATAEWRKLEGLSINQDRVLEAVTGQDRVPGEIVEKAYMYIGISDIDNTMIDGQGDMQLSARVKDCGGVYRAHIDNNYNLTRIEPVVMGGTYRSSLSGAERCDVNQLSQPDNVIVMKDGRIIIGEDGFQGNNTLWLYDPKAK; this is encoded by the coding sequence ATGAAGCGTGTAGCACTATCTTTATTGGCATCGGCAATTGCCCTGTCACTTTCTGGCTGTAATGGCGACGACGGCGCACAAGGTCTACAAGGACCACAAGGTGAGCAAGGCGTAGCTGGTCAAAATGGTGTTGATGGCACCAATGGATCGAACGGTACGAACGGTTCAAATGGAACAAACGGATCTGACGGTACTGATGGCAAAGATGGTGCAAATGGCGCAGGCTTGGTTCGTATTGCAACGGTTCCTGCTGGTGCAGAAGTGACAGGATTGTTTCTTACCGAAGGTGGTGATTTATTCTTTAACGTACAGCATCCTTCAGATACAAATGCAGCAACTGAAACTTACAACAATCGCGCTTATAATACGGGCACAGTAGGAGTTCTGACCGGTGTGAATTTCAATGAGCTGCCGCGCAACATCATTAATTCACCTGTGCCTTCGTCTGATATGGAAAAGCAAATCGTGATGAGTGCGGTTGGCCAATATCAAATCCTTGGTCAAACAGGTGATACGTTTGCATCTCTCGGAGCAAAAGGTCTTGCAGGTGGTTTAGGTGTTCATTACGGTATTAACACCAAAGCAGAAATCATTAAAAATGACAACCCTGACTTCAATGGTTTCATCCCTACGGGAGAGAATTCAGGCTTTTTATACACGAACTGGGAATCGTACCCAGGTGGTATGAGCCGCTTAAAAATGAGCAAAAATGAGTTCGGTAAGTGGTCTATCGAAGAAGCCATGATGGTGAACTTTGACTTGGTTCACGGAACGGCGGCGAACTGTTTCGGTTCAGTGTCTCCATGGGGTACTCCTTTAACGTCTGAAGAGTGGATAGTTGATTCAGCGGTTAATACAACGACAAACCCGAATTGGAATAACCCAGACGACCATGCGACAGATACGATTGAAGCATTAACCGCACCAGCCTTCCCTAACCCATACCGTTACGGTTATATCGCGGAAGTCCAAAATCCAACTACAGACACACCTGATGTGGTTAAACATTTCACGATTGGTCGCTATGAACATGAAAACTCAATCGTTATGCCAGACCGTCGCACGGTATATTCATCTCAAGATGACACGGGTGGCGTGCTCTTTAAGTTTATTGCAGACCAACCAGAAGACCTAAGTTCAGGTACTTTATATGCTGCAAAACTTACCCAAGATTCAGGCTTAACGGACCCAGCAGTAACAGGTTTTGATATTCAATGGGTTGAATTGGCGTCAGGTACTAACGCGACGATCGAATCGTGGATTGCGCAATATGATGACATCAATACATCAGATTATGTCGATGGAAAAACGAGCTATATCTCAATGGCTGATGTGCAAGCTTGGGTTGATGGTAAAGCGACGTACCCAACAGAAGCTGAAGGCGGCAGCCCTATCACTGCTGGCAAGCCGATGGATAACCGTGTCGCTTTTCTTGAATCTCGTCAAGCAGCACGTTTAAAAGGTGCAACGGCAGAATGGCGCAAGCTGGAAGGTCTTTCTATTAACCAAGACCGTGTACTTGAGGCTGTAACCGGCCAAGACCGCGTACCAGGTGAAATTGTTGAGAAAGCTTATATGTACATCGGCATTTCAGACATCGATAACACCATGATCGATGGTCAAGGCGATATGCAGCTTTCTGCTCGTGTGAAAGATTGTGGCGGCGTGTACCGTGCGCACATTGACAATAATTACAACTTAACGCGCATCGAGCCTGTTGTGATGGGTGGAACTTACCGTTCTAGCTTAAGTGGTGCAGAACGTTGTGACGTAAATCAACTCTCTCAACCGGATAATGTCATCGTAATGAAAGATGGGCGCATTATCATTGGTGAAGATGGTTTCCAAGGTAACAACACACTTTGGTTGTACGATCCAAAAGCAAAATAA
- a CDS encoding lipocalin family protein — protein MKNTIIVSSLTLLTACTSVPQGIEPISGFELDRYMGKWYEIARIENQFEAGLDNVTAEYSLKQDGSVKVINRGLDADNQQAKEAIGTAKFVGDPQTAHLKVSFFGPFYASYIVFELDKSDYQYAYVSGYNKDYLWLLSRTPSLSESQILRFKMRAERLGFDLSKLVFPAHTKL, from the coding sequence ATGAAAAATACGATAATAGTGTCGAGTTTAACTTTGTTGACGGCATGTACATCCGTACCACAAGGTATTGAACCCATCAGTGGCTTTGAGTTGGATCGATATATGGGGAAATGGTATGAAATTGCGCGGATAGAAAACCAATTCGAAGCAGGTTTGGACAACGTCACTGCGGAATATTCGTTAAAACAAGATGGTTCCGTCAAGGTCATTAATAGAGGATTGGATGCTGACAATCAACAGGCTAAAGAAGCCATTGGTACGGCGAAGTTTGTAGGTGATCCCCAAACAGCACACCTAAAAGTGTCCTTTTTTGGCCCTTTTTATGCTAGTTACATCGTGTTTGAACTAGACAAATCTGACTATCAATACGCATATGTAAGTGGCTATAACAAAGATTATCTATGGCTTTTGTCGCGAACACCTTCCCTAAGTGAAAGCCAAATTTTGCGTTTTAAAATGCGAGCAGAGCGTTTAGGTTTCGATTTGTCTAAGCTTGTTTTCCCTGCTCATACAAAATTGTAA